In a genomic window of Quercus lobata isolate SW786 chromosome 4, ValleyOak3.0 Primary Assembly, whole genome shotgun sequence:
- the LOC115983834 gene encoding myb family transcription factor APL-like isoform X6, whose protein sequence is MFSPKKPTMNSTHDRQICVQGDTGLVLTTDPKPRLRWTAELHERFVDAVTQLGGPDKATPKTIMKVMGVKGLTLYHLKSHLQKFRLGKQPHKDLNDQAVRDASASEFQRDGAATSRIMGHHFNENIHHTEALRTQMEVRRRLNEQLEKHLQMRIDAQGKYMETILDKACRTLAGENVNSQGYKFVGYQGIDEIGNMRDLGFSLNLPPIEDLHVNEDNSHCGFQIQETGVAVERLHLEDDALKLGGQLQMVLTNDDSPIMNFMPRSSQ, encoded by the exons ATGTTCTCTCCAAAGAAGCCAACAATGAATTCAACACATGATAGGCAAATTTGTGTTCAAGGAGACACTGGGCTTGTTCTTACCACTGATCCAAAGCCTCGTCTCAGATGGACTGCTGAGCTTCATGAGCGATTTGTCGATGCTGTTACTCAGCTTGGAGGACCAGATA AGGCCACACCAAAGACCATCATGAAAGTTATGGGTGTCAAGGGTCTCACACTTTACCACCTGAAGAGCCATCTTCAG AAATTCAGGCTTGGGAAGCAGCCACATAAGGATCTTAATGATCAGGCAGTTAGGGATG CTTCAGCATCAGAATTTCAGAGGGATGGTGCTGCTACATCCAGGATAATGGGTCACCACTTCAATGA AAACATACACCATACTGAAGCGCTTAGAACACAAATGGAAGTACGAAGGAGATTGAATGAGCAGCTAGAG AAACACCTCCAGATGAGGATTGATGCACAGGGAAAATATATGGAAACAATACTGGACAAAGCTTGCCGAACACTTGCTGGGGAAAATGTGAACAGCCAAGGTTATAAGTTTGTTGGTTATCAAGGAATTGATGAGATTGGCAATATGAGAGATTTGGGTTTCTCATTGAACTTGCCACCAATAGAAGATTTGCACGTAAATGAAGACAACTCTCATTGTGGATTTCAGATACAAGAAACTGGAGTTGCAGTAGAACGTCTTCACTTGGAAGATGATGCTTTAAAATTAGGTGGTCAGCTTCAAATGGTTTTGACTAATGATGACAGCCCAATTATGAATTTCATGCCCAGAAGCTCACAATAA
- the LOC115983834 gene encoding myb family transcription factor APL-like isoform X2 — translation MFSPKKPTMNSTHDRQICVQGDTGLVLTTDPKPRLRWTAELHERFVDAVTQLGGPDKATPKTIMKVMGVKGLTLYHLKSHLQKFRLGKQPHKDLNDQAVRDASASEFQRDGAATSRIMGHHFNENIHHTEALRTQMEVRRRLNEQLEAHYIYVLWKKVQKHLQMRIDAQGKYMETILDKACRTLAGENVNSQGYKFVGYQGIDEIGNMRDLGFSLNLPPIEDLHVNEDNSHCGFQIQETGVAVERLHLEDDALKLGGQLQMVLTNDDSPIMNFMPRSSQ, via the exons ATGTTCTCTCCAAAGAAGCCAACAATGAATTCAACACATGATAGGCAAATTTGTGTTCAAGGAGACACTGGGCTTGTTCTTACCACTGATCCAAAGCCTCGTCTCAGATGGACTGCTGAGCTTCATGAGCGATTTGTCGATGCTGTTACTCAGCTTGGAGGACCAGATA AGGCCACACCAAAGACCATCATGAAAGTTATGGGTGTCAAGGGTCTCACACTTTACCACCTGAAGAGCCATCTTCAG AAATTCAGGCTTGGGAAGCAGCCACATAAGGATCTTAATGATCAGGCAGTTAGGGATG CTTCAGCATCAGAATTTCAGAGGGATGGTGCTGCTACATCCAGGATAATGGGTCACCACTTCAATGA AAACATACACCATACTGAAGCGCTTAGAACACAAATGGAAGTACGAAGGAGATTGAATGAGCAGCTAGAG gCCCATTACATATATGTGTTGTGGAAAAAGGTACAGAAACACCTCCAGATGAGGATTGATGCACAGGGAAAATATATGGAAACAATACTGGACAAAGCTTGCCGAACACTTGCTGGGGAAAATGTGAACAGCCAAGGTTATAAGTTTGTTGGTTATCAAGGAATTGATGAGATTGGCAATATGAGAGATTTGGGTTTCTCATTGAACTTGCCACCAATAGAAGATTTGCACGTAAATGAAGACAACTCTCATTGTGGATTTCAGATACAAGAAACTGGAGTTGCAGTAGAACGTCTTCACTTGGAAGATGATGCTTTAAAATTAGGTGGTCAGCTTCAAATGGTTTTGACTAATGATGACAGCCCAATTATGAATTTCATGCCCAGAAGCTCACAATAA
- the LOC115983834 gene encoding myb family transcription factor APL-like isoform X4, whose translation MFSPKKPTMNSTHDRQICVQGDTGLVLTTDPKPRLRWTAELHERFVDAVTQLGGPDKATPKTIMKVMGVKGLTLYHLKSHLQKFRLGKQPHKDLNDQAVRDASASEFQRDGAATSRIMGHHFNENIHHTEALRTQMEVRRRLNEQLEVQKHLQMRIDAQGKYMETILDKACRTLAGENVNSQGYKFVGYQGIDEIGNMRDLGFSLNLPPIEDLHVNEDNSHCGFQIQETGVAVERLHLEDDALKLGGQLQMVLTNDDSPIMNFMPRSSQ comes from the exons ATGTTCTCTCCAAAGAAGCCAACAATGAATTCAACACATGATAGGCAAATTTGTGTTCAAGGAGACACTGGGCTTGTTCTTACCACTGATCCAAAGCCTCGTCTCAGATGGACTGCTGAGCTTCATGAGCGATTTGTCGATGCTGTTACTCAGCTTGGAGGACCAGATA AGGCCACACCAAAGACCATCATGAAAGTTATGGGTGTCAAGGGTCTCACACTTTACCACCTGAAGAGCCATCTTCAG AAATTCAGGCTTGGGAAGCAGCCACATAAGGATCTTAATGATCAGGCAGTTAGGGATG CTTCAGCATCAGAATTTCAGAGGGATGGTGCTGCTACATCCAGGATAATGGGTCACCACTTCAATGA AAACATACACCATACTGAAGCGCTTAGAACACAAATGGAAGTACGAAGGAGATTGAATGAGCAGCTAGAG GTACAGAAACACCTCCAGATGAGGATTGATGCACAGGGAAAATATATGGAAACAATACTGGACAAAGCTTGCCGAACACTTGCTGGGGAAAATGTGAACAGCCAAGGTTATAAGTTTGTTGGTTATCAAGGAATTGATGAGATTGGCAATATGAGAGATTTGGGTTTCTCATTGAACTTGCCACCAATAGAAGATTTGCACGTAAATGAAGACAACTCTCATTGTGGATTTCAGATACAAGAAACTGGAGTTGCAGTAGAACGTCTTCACTTGGAAGATGATGCTTTAAAATTAGGTGGTCAGCTTCAAATGGTTTTGACTAATGATGACAGCCCAATTATGAATTTCATGCCCAGAAGCTCACAATAA
- the LOC115983834 gene encoding myb family transcription factor APL-like isoform X1, protein MFSPKKPTMNSTHDRQICVQGDTGLVLTTDPKPRLRWTAELHERFVDAVTQLGGPDKATPKTIMKVMGVKGLTLYHLKSHLQKFRLGKQPHKDLNDQAVRDASASEFQRDGAATSRIMGHHFNEYINIHHTEALRTQMEVRRRLNEQLEAHYIYVLWKKVQKHLQMRIDAQGKYMETILDKACRTLAGENVNSQGYKFVGYQGIDEIGNMRDLGFSLNLPPIEDLHVNEDNSHCGFQIQETGVAVERLHLEDDALKLGGQLQMVLTNDDSPIMNFMPRSSQ, encoded by the exons ATGTTCTCTCCAAAGAAGCCAACAATGAATTCAACACATGATAGGCAAATTTGTGTTCAAGGAGACACTGGGCTTGTTCTTACCACTGATCCAAAGCCTCGTCTCAGATGGACTGCTGAGCTTCATGAGCGATTTGTCGATGCTGTTACTCAGCTTGGAGGACCAGATA AGGCCACACCAAAGACCATCATGAAAGTTATGGGTGTCAAGGGTCTCACACTTTACCACCTGAAGAGCCATCTTCAG AAATTCAGGCTTGGGAAGCAGCCACATAAGGATCTTAATGATCAGGCAGTTAGGGATG CTTCAGCATCAGAATTTCAGAGGGATGGTGCTGCTACATCCAGGATAATGGGTCACCACTTCAATGAGTATAT AAACATACACCATACTGAAGCGCTTAGAACACAAATGGAAGTACGAAGGAGATTGAATGAGCAGCTAGAG gCCCATTACATATATGTGTTGTGGAAAAAGGTACAGAAACACCTCCAGATGAGGATTGATGCACAGGGAAAATATATGGAAACAATACTGGACAAAGCTTGCCGAACACTTGCTGGGGAAAATGTGAACAGCCAAGGTTATAAGTTTGTTGGTTATCAAGGAATTGATGAGATTGGCAATATGAGAGATTTGGGTTTCTCATTGAACTTGCCACCAATAGAAGATTTGCACGTAAATGAAGACAACTCTCATTGTGGATTTCAGATACAAGAAACTGGAGTTGCAGTAGAACGTCTTCACTTGGAAGATGATGCTTTAAAATTAGGTGGTCAGCTTCAAATGGTTTTGACTAATGATGACAGCCCAATTATGAATTTCATGCCCAGAAGCTCACAATAA
- the LOC115983834 gene encoding myb family transcription factor APL-like isoform X3, whose amino-acid sequence MFSPKKPTMNSTHDRQICVQGDTGLVLTTDPKPRLRWTAELHERFVDAVTQLGGPDKATPKTIMKVMGVKGLTLYHLKSHLQKFRLGKQPHKDLNDQAVRDASASEFQRDGAATSRIMGHHFNEYINIHHTEALRTQMEVRRRLNEQLEVQKHLQMRIDAQGKYMETILDKACRTLAGENVNSQGYKFVGYQGIDEIGNMRDLGFSLNLPPIEDLHVNEDNSHCGFQIQETGVAVERLHLEDDALKLGGQLQMVLTNDDSPIMNFMPRSSQ is encoded by the exons ATGTTCTCTCCAAAGAAGCCAACAATGAATTCAACACATGATAGGCAAATTTGTGTTCAAGGAGACACTGGGCTTGTTCTTACCACTGATCCAAAGCCTCGTCTCAGATGGACTGCTGAGCTTCATGAGCGATTTGTCGATGCTGTTACTCAGCTTGGAGGACCAGATA AGGCCACACCAAAGACCATCATGAAAGTTATGGGTGTCAAGGGTCTCACACTTTACCACCTGAAGAGCCATCTTCAG AAATTCAGGCTTGGGAAGCAGCCACATAAGGATCTTAATGATCAGGCAGTTAGGGATG CTTCAGCATCAGAATTTCAGAGGGATGGTGCTGCTACATCCAGGATAATGGGTCACCACTTCAATGAGTATAT AAACATACACCATACTGAAGCGCTTAGAACACAAATGGAAGTACGAAGGAGATTGAATGAGCAGCTAGAG GTACAGAAACACCTCCAGATGAGGATTGATGCACAGGGAAAATATATGGAAACAATACTGGACAAAGCTTGCCGAACACTTGCTGGGGAAAATGTGAACAGCCAAGGTTATAAGTTTGTTGGTTATCAAGGAATTGATGAGATTGGCAATATGAGAGATTTGGGTTTCTCATTGAACTTGCCACCAATAGAAGATTTGCACGTAAATGAAGACAACTCTCATTGTGGATTTCAGATACAAGAAACTGGAGTTGCAGTAGAACGTCTTCACTTGGAAGATGATGCTTTAAAATTAGGTGGTCAGCTTCAAATGGTTTTGACTAATGATGACAGCCCAATTATGAATTTCATGCCCAGAAGCTCACAATAA
- the LOC115983834 gene encoding myb family transcription factor APL-like isoform X5 has protein sequence MFSPKKPTMNSTHDRQICVQGDTGLVLTTDPKPRLRWTAELHERFVDAVTQLGGPDKATPKTIMKVMGVKGLTLYHLKSHLQKFRLGKQPHKDLNDQAVRDASASEFQRDGAATSRIMGHHFNEYINIHHTEALRTQMEVRRRLNEQLEKHLQMRIDAQGKYMETILDKACRTLAGENVNSQGYKFVGYQGIDEIGNMRDLGFSLNLPPIEDLHVNEDNSHCGFQIQETGVAVERLHLEDDALKLGGQLQMVLTNDDSPIMNFMPRSSQ, from the exons ATGTTCTCTCCAAAGAAGCCAACAATGAATTCAACACATGATAGGCAAATTTGTGTTCAAGGAGACACTGGGCTTGTTCTTACCACTGATCCAAAGCCTCGTCTCAGATGGACTGCTGAGCTTCATGAGCGATTTGTCGATGCTGTTACTCAGCTTGGAGGACCAGATA AGGCCACACCAAAGACCATCATGAAAGTTATGGGTGTCAAGGGTCTCACACTTTACCACCTGAAGAGCCATCTTCAG AAATTCAGGCTTGGGAAGCAGCCACATAAGGATCTTAATGATCAGGCAGTTAGGGATG CTTCAGCATCAGAATTTCAGAGGGATGGTGCTGCTACATCCAGGATAATGGGTCACCACTTCAATGAGTATAT AAACATACACCATACTGAAGCGCTTAGAACACAAATGGAAGTACGAAGGAGATTGAATGAGCAGCTAGAG AAACACCTCCAGATGAGGATTGATGCACAGGGAAAATATATGGAAACAATACTGGACAAAGCTTGCCGAACACTTGCTGGGGAAAATGTGAACAGCCAAGGTTATAAGTTTGTTGGTTATCAAGGAATTGATGAGATTGGCAATATGAGAGATTTGGGTTTCTCATTGAACTTGCCACCAATAGAAGATTTGCACGTAAATGAAGACAACTCTCATTGTGGATTTCAGATACAAGAAACTGGAGTTGCAGTAGAACGTCTTCACTTGGAAGATGATGCTTTAAAATTAGGTGGTCAGCTTCAAATGGTTTTGACTAATGATGACAGCCCAATTATGAATTTCATGCCCAGAAGCTCACAATAA